In Salinisphaera sp. LB1, one genomic interval encodes:
- the rpoB gene encoding DNA-directed RNA polymerase subunit beta — MAYSFTEKKRIRKDFAKQPSVLEMPFLLATQIDSYRQFLQQGLDADKRAEAGLHAAFSSVFPMASHSGSAALEYVSYRLGQPVFDEKECRVRGMIYSAPLRVTVRLIIYDKDSKANPKPVKDIKEQEVYMGEMPLMTDTGTFIINGTERVIVNQLHRSPGVFFDHDRGKTHSSGKYLYSARVIPYRGSWLDFEFDPKDNVYVRIDRRRKLPATILLRALGYDTEQMLDIFHETTMFHLSEQGVEMELVPERLRGETATFDIKAGDDVIVEEGRRITVRHIKKLEDAGVSKLEVPADYLIGKVLSRAIVDTDTGEELAAANTEITEELVEAFRTAGITDVPTLYINDLDHGPYISSTLMQDPSTSKLEAMVEIYRMMRPGEPPTKDAAENLFDNLFFNPERYDLSAVGRMKFNRRLGREEAEGESVLSNQDIIDVLKELVSIRNGVGQTDDIDHLGNRRVRSVGEMAENAFRTGLVRVERAVRERLSVAESEGLMPQDLINAKPVAAAIKEFFGSSQLSQFMDQNNPLSEVTHKRRVSALGPGGLTRERAGFEVRDVHPTHYGRICPIETPEGPNIGLINSLSVYSRTNKYGFLETPYRKVENGRATGEIEYLSAIEEGRYVIAQANARVDDTGQFTDELVSCRYQGEFTMSGPDKVQYMDVSPKQILSVAASLVPFIEHDDANRALMGSNMQRQAVPCLRADKPLVGTGIERKVAIDSGNAVTARRGGVVDKVDASRVVVRVHDSETSADESGVDIYNMVKYTRSNQNTCLNQKPLVSPGDVIERGDVLADGPSTDMGELALGQNLLVAFMPWHGYNFEDSILISERVVEEDRFTSVHIEELTCVARETKLGSEEITSDIPNVNESALSKLDASGIAYIGAEVKAGDILVGKVTPKGETQLTPEEKLLRAIFGEKASDVKDSSQRVPPGMDGTVIDVRVFTRDGVEKDARALSIEEEEMDEVRRDLADQQRIFEDDLFDRLRSMLLGKVADGGPNRLKADSKIAASYLDDLDREKWFDIRLHDEQAQAQLESVAQRLKDQKADFERQLASKKEKITQGDELAPGVLKMVKVYLAVKRRVQPGDKMAGRHGNKGVISQIVPVEDMPYLEDGTPADIVLNPLGVPSRMNIGQVLETHLGWAARGIGLRVGEMLEQQKAVGEIRAFLKKAYHVDEGTQEDVDQLTDDEMLTMAHNLVGGMPTATPVFDGANEDEIRELLKLAGLPESGQANLIDGRTGETFDRPVTVGYMYMLKLNHLVDDKMHARSTGPYSLVTQQPLGGKAQFGGQRFGEMEVWALQAYGAAYTLQEMLTVKSDDVAGRTRMYKSIVDGDHQMHAGMPESFNVLTKEIRSLGLNIELEEDD, encoded by the coding sequence ATGGCCTACTCGTTTACCGAGAAAAAACGAATCCGCAAGGATTTCGCTAAACAGCCGTCGGTGCTGGAGATGCCGTTTCTCCTGGCCACCCAGATCGATTCCTACCGCCAGTTCCTCCAGCAGGGCCTCGATGCGGACAAGCGCGCCGAAGCCGGGCTGCATGCCGCCTTCAGCTCGGTCTTCCCGATGGCCAGCCATTCCGGCAGCGCCGCGCTCGAGTACGTCAGCTACCGGCTGGGCCAGCCGGTGTTCGACGAAAAAGAGTGCCGTGTTCGCGGCATGATCTATTCTGCGCCGCTGCGCGTGACCGTTCGCCTGATCATTTACGACAAGGACAGCAAGGCGAACCCGAAACCGGTCAAGGATATCAAGGAGCAGGAAGTCTACATGGGCGAAATGCCGCTCATGACCGATACCGGCACCTTCATCATCAATGGCACCGAGCGGGTCATCGTCAACCAGCTGCATCGCAGCCCGGGCGTGTTCTTTGATCACGACCGCGGCAAGACACACAGCTCGGGCAAGTATCTGTACTCCGCGCGCGTGATTCCGTATCGCGGCTCGTGGCTGGACTTCGAGTTCGATCCCAAGGACAACGTCTACGTTCGCATCGACCGGCGTCGCAAGCTGCCGGCAACGATCCTGCTGCGCGCGCTCGGCTACGACACCGAGCAGATGCTCGATATTTTCCACGAAACCACGATGTTCCACCTGTCCGAGCAGGGCGTGGAGATGGAGCTCGTGCCCGAGCGTTTGCGCGGCGAAACGGCGACCTTCGACATCAAGGCCGGCGATGACGTGATTGTCGAGGAAGGACGCCGGATCACCGTGCGTCACATCAAGAAGCTCGAGGATGCGGGTGTCTCCAAGCTGGAAGTGCCGGCCGATTATCTGATCGGCAAGGTGCTGTCGCGGGCGATCGTGGATACCGACACCGGTGAAGAGCTGGCCGCCGCCAATACCGAGATCACCGAAGAGCTGGTCGAGGCGTTCCGCACCGCCGGCATCACCGATGTGCCGACGCTGTACATCAACGATCTCGATCACGGCCCCTATATCTCGAGCACGCTGATGCAGGATCCGTCCACCTCGAAACTCGAGGCGATGGTCGAGATCTATCGCATGATGCGTCCGGGCGAGCCGCCGACCAAGGATGCGGCCGAGAACCTGTTCGACAATCTGTTCTTCAATCCCGAGCGCTACGATCTGTCGGCGGTCGGCCGCATGAAGTTCAATCGTCGTCTGGGCCGCGAGGAAGCCGAGGGCGAATCGGTGCTGTCCAACCAGGACATCATTGATGTGCTCAAGGAGCTGGTCTCGATCCGCAACGGCGTGGGCCAGACCGACGACATCGACCACCTCGGCAACCGGCGCGTGCGCTCGGTCGGCGAGATGGCGGAAAACGCCTTCCGCACCGGCCTGGTGCGCGTCGAGCGGGCCGTGCGTGAGCGGCTGTCGGTGGCCGAATCCGAAGGCCTGATGCCGCAGGACCTGATCAACGCCAAGCCGGTGGCCGCCGCGATCAAGGAGTTCTTCGGCTCCTCGCAGCTGTCGCAGTTCATGGACCAGAACAATCCCTTGTCCGAGGTCACGCACAAGCGCCGTGTGTCGGCCCTCGGCCCGGGTGGTCTGACCCGCGAGCGCGCCGGCTTCGAAGTGCGTGACGTGCATCCGACCCACTACGGCCGCATCTGCCCGATCGAGACGCCGGAAGGCCCGAATATCGGTCTGATCAACTCGCTGTCGGTGTATTCGCGGACCAACAAATACGGCTTTCTGGAAACGCCGTATCGCAAGGTCGAAAACGGCCGGGCCACCGGCGAGATCGAATATCTGTCGGCGATCGAGGAAGGCCGCTACGTCATCGCCCAGGCCAACGCCCGGGTCGACGACACCGGCCAGTTCACCGACGAGCTCGTGTCCTGTCGTTATCAGGGCGAATTCACCATGTCGGGGCCGGACAAGGTCCAGTACATGGATGTGTCGCCCAAGCAGATCTTGTCGGTTGCGGCCTCGCTCGTGCCCTTCATCGAGCACGACGACGCCAACCGTGCGCTCATGGGCTCGAACATGCAGCGTCAGGCCGTGCCGTGTCTGCGTGCCGACAAGCCGCTGGTGGGCACCGGTATCGAGCGCAAGGTGGCGATCGACTCCGGTAACGCCGTGACCGCGCGCCGCGGCGGCGTGGTCGACAAGGTCGACGCCTCGCGCGTCGTGGTGCGTGTTCACGATTCCGAGACGTCCGCCGACGAATCGGGCGTGGATATCTACAACATGGTCAAGTACACGCGTTCGAACCAGAACACGTGCCTGAACCAGAAGCCGCTGGTCTCCCCGGGCGACGTCATCGAACGTGGCGACGTGCTGGCCGACGGCCCGTCCACCGACATGGGTGAGCTGGCCCTGGGCCAGAACCTGCTGGTGGCGTTCATGCCCTGGCATGGCTACAACTTCGAGGACTCGATCCTGATCTCGGAGCGTGTGGTCGAGGAAGACCGCTTCACCTCGGTGCACATCGAGGAACTGACCTGTGTCGCGCGTGAGACCAAGCTCGGGTCGGAGGAGATCACTTCCGATATTCCGAACGTGAACGAGTCGGCGCTGTCCAAGCTGGACGCTTCCGGCATCGCCTACATCGGCGCCGAGGTCAAGGCCGGCGATATTCTGGTCGGCAAGGTCACGCCCAAGGGCGAAACCCAGCTCACCCCGGAGGAAAAGCTTTTGCGGGCGATCTTCGGCGAGAAGGCATCCGACGTGAAGGATTCTTCGCAGCGAGTGCCGCCGGGCATGGACGGTACCGTGATCGACGTGCGCGTGTTCACGCGCGACGGCGTCGAGAAGGATGCTCGCGCCCTGTCCATCGAGGAAGAAGAGATGGACGAGGTCCGTCGCGACCTGGCCGACCAGCAGCGTATCTTCGAGGACGATCTGTTCGATCGCCTGCGCAGCATGCTGCTTGGCAAGGTGGCCGACGGCGGCCCGAACCGGTTGAAGGCCGACAGCAAGATCGCCGCGAGTTATCTGGACGACCTGGATCGCGAGAAGTGGTTCGATATTCGCCTGCACGACGAACAGGCGCAGGCGCAGCTCGAGTCGGTCGCGCAGCGTCTCAAGGACCAGAAAGCCGACTTCGAGCGCCAGCTGGCCTCGAAGAAGGAAAAGATCACGCAGGGTGACGAACTGGCCCCGGGCGTGCTCAAGATGGTCAAGGTCTATCTGGCCGTGAAGCGTCGTGTGCAGCCGGGCGACAAGATGGCCGGCCGTCACGGCAACAAGGGTGTGATCTCGCAGATCGTGCCGGTCGAGGACATGCCGTATCTGGAAGACGGCACTCCGGCCGACATCGTGCTGAATCCGTTGGGTGTGCCGTCGCGCATGAACATCGGGCAGGTTCTGGAGACCCATCTGGGCTGGGCGGCGCGCGGTATCGGTCTGCGCGTCGGCGAAATGCTCGAGCAGCAGAAGGCGGTCGGTGAAATCCGCGCGTTCCTTAAGAAGGCGTATCATGTCGACGAGGGCACGCAGGAAGACGTCGATCAGCTCACCGACGACGAGATGCTGACCATGGCGCATAACCTGGTCGGCGGGATGCCGACGGCGACGCCGGTATTCGACGGGGCCAACGAAGACGAGATCCGCGAGCTGCTCAAGCTGGCGGGCCTGCCCGAGTCGGGCCAGGCCAACCTGATCGACGGCCGTACCGGCGAGACCTTCGACCGTCCGGTGACCGTGGGCTATATGTACATGCTCAAGCTCAACCACCTGGTCGACGACAAGATGCACGCTCGCTCGACTGGGCCGTACAGTCTGGTCACCCAGCAGCCGCTGGGCGGCAAGGCCCAGTTCGGCGGCCAGCGCTTCGGTGAGATGGAAGTCTGGGCCCTGCAGGCCTATGGCGCGGCCTATACGCTGCAGGAAATGCTCACCGTCAAGTCGGATGACGTCGCCGGCCGCACGCGGATGTACAAGAGCATCGTCGACGGCGACCACCAAATGCACGCCGGCATGCCGGAGTCCTTCAACGTTCTGACCAAGGAAATCCGTTCGCTCGGTCTGAACATCGAACTCGAGGAAGACGATTAG
- the rplL gene encoding 50S ribosomal protein L7/L12 translates to MAATKEEVLEAISEMSVMDVVELVEMMEEKFGVSAAAPVAMAAGAAAGGEAAAEEEQTEFDVVMTSFGENKVGAIKAVRAITGLGLKEAKEMVEGVPATLKEGVEKEEADKIKKDLEDAGATVELK, encoded by the coding sequence ATGGCTGCTACGAAGGAAGAAGTACTCGAAGCGATCTCCGAGATGTCCGTAATGGACGTCGTGGAGCTCGTCGAAATGATGGAAGAGAAGTTCGGCGTTTCGGCCGCTGCACCGGTGGCCATGGCCGCGGGCGCCGCTGCCGGTGGCGAGGCTGCTGCTGAAGAAGAGCAGACCGAGTTCGACGTCGTGATGACCAGCTTTGGCGAGAACAAGGTCGGTGCCATTAAGGCCGTTCGCGCCATCACGGGCCTGGGTCTGAAGGAAGCCAAGGAAATGGTCGAAGGTGTTCCGGCCACGCTGAAGGAAGGTGTGGAAAAGGAAGAGGCCGACAAGATCAAGAAGGATCTCGAGGACGCCGGCGCCACGGTGGAACTCAAGTAA
- the rplJ gene encoding 50S ribosomal protein L10, whose translation MSFQAKQAMVAEVSDVANRAHSAVLAEYRGLTAGQMDRLRIEGRHGGAYLKVVKNNLAKLALKGTDYECMSEAFVGPVILGFSLEDPGAAARVMSEFAKSNEALKVTAVSFNGQLLPGDQLDRLAKLPTRDEALAQLMRVMKAPIDKLARTTREPVAQAARAMAAVRDQKQAA comes from the coding sequence ATGAGTTTTCAAGCCAAGCAGGCCATGGTGGCAGAAGTCAGCGATGTGGCGAACCGCGCGCATTCCGCCGTTCTGGCGGAATATCGCGGTCTCACCGCGGGCCAGATGGACCGGCTTCGGATCGAGGGTCGCCACGGCGGCGCCTATCTGAAGGTGGTCAAGAACAATCTGGCCAAGCTGGCGCTCAAGGGCACGGACTACGAATGCATGAGTGAAGCGTTCGTCGGCCCGGTGATTCTCGGCTTTTCGCTGGAGGATCCGGGTGCGGCGGCACGCGTCATGAGCGAATTCGCCAAGTCCAATGAAGCCCTGAAAGTCACGGCGGTCTCGTTCAACGGGCAGTTGCTGCCCGGCGACCAGCTGGACCGTCTGGCGAAGCTGCCGACCCGCGACGAAGCGCTGGCCCAGCTGATGCGCGTCATGAAGGCGCCCATCGACAAGCTGGCCCGCACGACGCGCGAGCCGGTCGCCCAGGCTGCCCGTGCCATGGCAGCAGTCCGCGATCAAAAGCAGGCTGCTTGA
- the rplA gene encoding 50S ribosomal protein L1, whose protein sequence is MAKVSKRKAAIRDQIDPVKVYPVDEALNLLKKLASTRFNETVEVSVNLGVNARKSDQNVRGSTVMPNGTGKSVRVAVFTQGDNVEKAKAAGADVVGLNDLAEQVQNGQIDFDMVVATPDAMPVVGRLGQILGPKGLMPNPKTGTVTADVETAVKNAKAGQVQYRTDKAGIIHAPIGKADFDNQALVENLSALIHDLKKAKPANAKGIYFKKVSLSTTMGPGLTVDHSSVAA, encoded by the coding sequence ATGGCGAAAGTGTCCAAGCGCAAGGCGGCAATCCGCGACCAGATCGATCCCGTCAAGGTGTATCCCGTCGACGAGGCCCTGAATCTGCTGAAGAAGCTGGCCAGCACCCGGTTCAACGAGACGGTCGAAGTGTCGGTCAATCTCGGCGTTAATGCCCGCAAGTCGGATCAGAATGTGCGCGGCTCGACGGTCATGCCCAACGGCACCGGCAAGAGCGTTCGCGTGGCGGTGTTCACGCAGGGCGACAATGTCGAGAAGGCCAAGGCGGCCGGCGCCGATGTGGTCGGCCTGAACGACCTGGCCGAGCAGGTGCAAAATGGTCAGATCGACTTCGACATGGTCGTGGCTACGCCCGATGCCATGCCGGTAGTCGGTCGCCTGGGCCAGATCCTGGGTCCGAAGGGGTTGATGCCGAATCCCAAGACGGGGACGGTCACCGCCGACGTGGAAACCGCGGTCAAGAATGCCAAGGCCGGTCAAGTGCAGTATCGCACCGACAAGGCAGGTATCATTCATGCGCCCATCGGCAAGGCCGATTTCGACAACCAGGCCCTGGTGGAAAATCTTTCGGCCCTGATCCATGACCTGAAGAAGGCCAAGCCGGCCAATGCCAAGGGCATCTATTTCAAGAAGGTGTCGCTGTCGACGACGATGGGTCCCGGTCTGACCGTGGACCATTCGAGCGTCGCGGCGTAA
- the rplK gene encoding 50S ribosomal protein L11, with protein MAKKVTGYIKLQIPAGKANPSPPVGPALGQHGVNIMEFCKAFNAETQDMEPGLPTPVVITVFSDRSFSFIKKTPPASILLKKAANISSGAADPLRDKVGTVTRAQVEQIAETKWPDLNAADMEAAVRIISGSARSMGIKVEG; from the coding sequence ATGGCTAAGAAAGTCACCGGATATATCAAGCTGCAGATTCCGGCCGGCAAGGCGAACCCGAGCCCGCCCGTGGGTCCGGCGCTGGGTCAGCACGGCGTCAACATCATGGAATTCTGCAAGGCCTTCAACGCCGAAACACAGGACATGGAGCCGGGTCTGCCGACGCCGGTCGTGATTACCGTGTTTTCGGATCGTAGCTTTTCCTTCATCAAGAAGACGCCGCCGGCGTCCATCCTGCTGAAAAAGGCTGCGAATATTTCCTCGGGTGCCGCCGATCCGCTGCGCGACAAGGTGGGGACGGTCACCCGCGCCCAGGTCGAGCAGATCGCCGAAACCAAGTGGCCGGATCTGAATGCGGCCGATATGGAGGCCGCCGTCCGTATCATCTCGGGCAGTGCCCGTTCCATGGGCATCAAGGTGGAGGGCTAA